One genomic window of Mauremys mutica isolate MM-2020 ecotype Southern chromosome 5, ASM2049712v1, whole genome shotgun sequence includes the following:
- the LOC123370903 gene encoding elongation factor 1-alpha 1-like yields MHHEALSEALPGDNVGFNVKNVSVKDVRRGNVAGDSKNDPPMEAAGFTAQVIILNHPGQISAGYAPVLDCHTAHIACKFAELKEKIDRRSGKKLEDGPKFLKSGDAAIVDMVPGKPMCVESFSDYPPLGRFAVRDMRQTVAVGVIKAVDKKAAGAGKVTKSAQKAQKAK; encoded by the coding sequence ATGCATCATGAAGCTTTGAGTGAAGCTCTGCCTGGTGACAACGTTGGCTTCAATGTCAAGAACGTGTCTGTGAAAGACGTTCGCCGTGGTAATGTTGCTGGTGACAGTAAGAATGACCccccaatggaagctgctggctTCACTGCCCAGGTCATCATCCTGAACCACCCAGGCCAAATTAGTGCTGGTTATGCCCCTGTGTTGGATTGCCACACTGCTCACATTGCTTGCAAGTTTGCTGAACTGAAAGAGAAGATTGATCGTCGTTCTGGTAAGAAATTGGAAGATGGTCCTAAATTCCTGAAATCTGGAGATGCTGCCATCGTTGACATGGTCCCAGGCAAACCCATGTGTGTCGAGAGCTTCTCGGACTACCCTCCTCTGGGTCGTTTTGCTGTGCGTGACATGAGACAGACTGTTGCTGTTGGTGTCATCAAGGCAGTTGATAAGAAAGCTGCTGGAGCTGGCAAGGTCACAAAGTCCGCCCAGAAGGCTCAGAAGGCTAAATGA